Below is a window of Pedosphaera parvula Ellin514 DNA.
TATGCATCGAGCGCTGAGGAAGGGATTTCCCGAGGTCATTTTTGGTGCTGGCAAAACGCCAGAGCAGGTGGTCGGGATTGCGACGAAGATTTTGGAAAGCGAAGAACGCGTGTTGGTCACGCGAATTCAGGAAGAACATGCGCGGGCTTTGCGGAAAAAATTCAAGAAGGCGATTCATCATTCCGTGGCGCGCTGCGTGACCCTCGAGAAGAGCCCGCATACCAAGCGGCCTGGAACAATCGCTGTCGTTTGCGCTGGCACCAGTGATTTGCCGGTGGCGGAGGAAGCGGCGGTGACGGCTGAAATCATGGGGAATACGGTGGATCGTATTCCGGACGTGGGGGTGGCGGGGTTGCACCGGTTGTTTGGCCGCCTCGAATTAATTCAGAGCGCAAACGTCATTATTGTGGTGGCCGGGATGGAAGGGGCATTGCCGAGCGTGGTTGCCGGCATGGTTTCCAAGCCAGTTATTGCCGTGCCAACGAGCGTGGGTTATGGCGCCAGTTTTGGCGGTCTGGCGGCGCTGCTGGGAATGCTCAATAGTTGTGGCAGTGGAGTAACGGTCGTAAATATTGACAACGGTTTTGGCGCCGGCTATGCGGCGAGCCAGATCAACGCTTTAGTGGAACAAAATATGAAGTCGGTGGTCTAAGATTTGAACCGAGTTGCGGTGGTTGTTCGGGCGGACACATATGAAAACTTTGTATCTGGACATTTTCAGCGGCATCAGTGGCGACATGTTGATCGGTGCGTTGATCGATCTGGGTGTGGATGAGCATCGGTTGGAGCATGAATTGGAGAAACTGGGTCTTGATGGATATCATCTTCATGTCCGGCGGGGGCAGAAAGCCAACATTGATGGGGTCAAATTCGATGTGCACTTGAGTCATGAGCATGGCCACGGCCACGGCCATGACCATAAGCACGAACACGAGCATTCCCACAGTGGCGGAGTGACACACACACACTCGCATTCTCATACTCGCTCCGACGAGCATGGGCATCAGCACGGAGAGCATGAGCATGTTCACTCGCATGAAGAGGAGCCTGGTCACCATCATCATGAACACGAGGAGGGGCATGAGCATTCCCACTCGCATGATCACGAGCATGCCCACGACGACATCATGAGCATCGCACGAGCACAGCCGGAATTTTGCGCAGATCAAGGAATTGGTCCGGCACAGTGAATTGTCGGATTGGGTGAAGGAGAAGACGATTGCCGTTTTTCAGCGGATTGCAGTCGCTGAAGGGAAGATACATGGTTTGCCACCGGAGCAGGTGCATTTTCATGAAGTCGGCGCGGTGGATTCCATTGTGGATATTGTCGGAGGTTGCATTGCATTGGAAATGTTGGGCAAACCGAGAGTGTTGGCAGGAACGGTGGTGGAAGGATTTGGCTGGATTAATTGTGCGCATGGGAGGTTTCCGATTCCGGCGCCGGCGACGTTGCAGATCTTGGGAGCGCGCGGGATTGGAGTAACCCAATGCGAAGAACCGCAGGAACTCGTGACTCCGACCGGCGCGGCGATGTTGGCCGAGTTCGCTGAAAGTTTTGGCCCGATGCAAGGATTGGTGGCAGAGAAAGTTGGGTTTGGGCTGGGTACTCGGGACAACAAGACCCGTCCCAATGTGTTGCGTGCCATTCTGGGGCAATCATCGACGGAAGCTGCAAGCGTGAACGATTGGGAGACGGATACGATTGCCGTGCTGGAGACGAATCTGGATGACATTAATGCCGAATTGTTGGGGCATTTTGTGGAGAAGGCATTTTCGGCCGGTGCGCTGGATGTTTTTCATACGCCGATCCAGATGAAGAAGAACCGGCCGGGGGTGTTGCTGACGATTTTGTGTGCGGCAACGGAGGCGGATAGGTTTGCGGAGTTGATGTTGCGGGAAACCAGTGCATTTGGAGTGCGCCGTTCCATCGCTGAACGTCGTAAATTGCGGCGTGAATTTGTTACCGTAAAGACCACTTATGGCGAGGTGACAGTGAAGCTTGGCAAACTGAATGGCAAGGTGGTCCAGGCCGCCCCGGAATATGAGTCGTGCAAAAAGCTTGCAGAGGAGCAGGGAATTTCGCTAAAGCAGGTCTATGAGGCGGCACTTAAGCACGCCCAAATATAAGGAAGACGGTGTCGGTCATGAAACAGATCAATTCATCTGCGGAACTGAAGGCGGTTTTGAAAGCAGATAAGGTCCTGCTTTTCGTTCATTTCGAATGGTCGAGTTCCTCCCGTTACGTTCTCTGGAACCTTGAGGAGTGGGAAAAGGAAAGTGACTGGGCCAACGGAGAATCTGCTTTCGAGATTTATTGGCTTGAACCCGACGAACATCCGGACACCTGGAAGTGGATTGGAGAAAACGCAGTTAATCTGGACCAGGAGAATGGCTATACGGGTGGACTGGTGTGGCTGAGAAACGGGGCCGTGGTTGGAACGGTGGAGAATCAGGAATTTCCCGGGCTCCGAGAGTTAAAGCGTTTGACAAAATTGAGGTTGGGGATTGAGGAGAGGGCAGGGCAAAGCAGCGTGGTGGATCCGGAATTATTAAGGATATTGTGTTGTCCTGAAACTTATCAGGATATCAAAGTTGCCGAGGCGGCAGTGATTGAAAAAATCAATCAGCAGATTTTTACAGGAGCCTTGCGAAATCGCCGAGGTCAGGTGATTCGAGAAGTTATAGAGGGCGGATTGGTGCGAGCGGATGGAAGGTATCTTTATCCGATACGCCACAACATCCCGATCATGCTGGTGGATGAAGCAATTCCCCTGATTGGGTGACGGTGGCGCTTTGAGTTGAACGGCGAAATTGAGAAGCTCAGCCGACCAGCCAAACTTCGCCATCGACGACTTCAATCTTCAGGGCTTTCAGGCTGGCGCCTTCACAAGGGCCCCGGACGCAAAGGCCCGTGAGCGGTTCGTAAATTGCATTGTGGGTCTGGCAGACGAAGCTTTTGCCATCCCGTGAAAAGAAGCGGCCGTCATCGTAATCGAGCGATAAGGGCAGGTGGCGGCAACGGTTTTCGTAGGCGACCAACTGGCCTTGAAAACAAACAACAAAGCCTTCGGTGGGCTTTCCTTTGAGAGCAAATTCAAACTTTATGGTTTTGCCTTCAGTCAATTCATGCAAAGAGGCAAT
It encodes the following:
- the larB gene encoding nickel pincer cofactor biosynthesis protein LarB produces the protein MTTIEAIKLLEKFRAGGVSREKVLHAFQAAPSVDLGFAQVDMHRALRKGFPEVIFGAGKTPEQVVGIATKILESEERVLVTRIQEEHARALRKKFKKAIHHSVARCVTLEKSPHTKRPGTIAVVCAGTSDLPVAEEAAVTAEIMGNTVDRIPDVGVAGLHRLFGRLELIQSANVIIVVAGMEGALPSVVAGMVSKPVIAVPTSVGYGASFGGLAALLGMLNSCGSGVTVVNIDNGFGAGYAASQINALVEQNMKSVV
- the larC gene encoding nickel insertion protein, which translates into the protein MKTLYLDIFSGISGDMLIGALIDLGVDEHRLEHELEKLGLDGYHLHVRRGQKANIDGVKFDVHLSHEHGHGHGHDHKHEHEHSHSGGVTHTHSHSHTRSDEHGHQHGEHEHVHSHEEEPGHHHHEHEEGHEHSHSHDHEHAHDDIMSIARAQPEFCADQGIGPAQ
- the larC gene encoding nickel pincer cofactor biosynthesis protein LarC, with the translated sequence MSDWVKEKTIAVFQRIAVAEGKIHGLPPEQVHFHEVGAVDSIVDIVGGCIALEMLGKPRVLAGTVVEGFGWINCAHGRFPIPAPATLQILGARGIGVTQCEEPQELVTPTGAAMLAEFAESFGPMQGLVAEKVGFGLGTRDNKTRPNVLRAILGQSSTEAASVNDWETDTIAVLETNLDDINAELLGHFVEKAFSAGALDVFHTPIQMKKNRPGVLLTILCAATEADRFAELMLRETSAFGVRRSIAERRKLRREFVTVKTTYGEVTVKLGKLNGKVVQAAPEYESCKKLAEEQGISLKQVYEAALKHAQI
- a CDS encoding Trm112 family protein, encoding MKQINSSAELKAVLKADKVLLFVHFEWSSSSRYVLWNLEEWEKESDWANGESAFEIYWLEPDEHPDTWKWIGENAVNLDQENGYTGGLVWLRNGAVVGTVENQEFPGLRELKRLTKLRLGIEERAGQSSVVDPELLRILCCPETYQDIKVAEAAVIEKINQQIFTGALRNRRGQVIREVIEGGLVRADGRYLYPIRHNIPIMLVDEAIPLIG
- a CDS encoding Rieske (2Fe-2S) protein, coding for MRKQKIASLHELTEGKTIKFEFALKGKPTEGFVVCFQGQLVAYENRCRHLPLSLDYDDGRFFSRDGKSFVCQTHNAIYEPLTGLCVRGPCEGASLKALKIEVVDGEVWLVG